One Brassica napus cultivar Da-Ae chromosome C2, Da-Ae, whole genome shotgun sequence DNA window includes the following coding sequences:
- the LOC106406889 gene encoding lysosomal Pro-X carboxypeptidase-like, with translation MYLPFTILLPFVFTILSPYFVSLTHSKVARLGISTTTRPTETVFASADNSDLNFFYYHQNLDHSTFTPKSYQTFRQRYVINAKHWAGSKANAPILAFLGEEASIESDLYVSFFQDNGPRLKALLVYVEHRSVTGYYGKSVPFGSAEEALKNASTLGYLNAAQALADYAAILMHVKEKYSAKHSPIIVVGGSYGGMLAAWFRLKYPHIALGALASSAPLLYFEDTRPKFGYYHIITKVFKETSKRCYKTIRKSWKEIDRVAAKSNGLLILSKKFKTCAYSIEPYFDIKDFLDSIYAESVQFNGNPGDWVATLCNAIDNPPNRKNYVLDRIFAGVVAYFGNQSCYDTDLVIQPSNNAIAWSWQGCSEIVIPIGHDKHDTMFQTAPFNMTSFIDDCKSKYGVSPRPHWITTYFGIQDIKLILRRFGSNIIFSNGLADPYSVGGVLENVSGSVVAIKTLNGTHCQDLSSRRKDDPKWLVMQREKEIKTIESWISTYQKDLRGSTCHNKLGL, from the exons ATGTATCTTCCATTTACGATTCTCCTACCATTTGTCTTCACAATATTGTCACCTTATTTCGTATCTCTCACACACTCCAAAGTTGCTCGACTTGGTATTTCCACAACAACGAGACCGACAGAAACAGTATTTGCCTCTGCTGATAATTCTGATCTCAATTTCTTCTACTACCATCAGAATCTCGACCATTCTACATTCACCCCGAAAAGTTATCAGACGTTTCGGCAAAGATACGTCATCAATGCCAAGCACTGGGCTGGATCCAAAGCCAACGCACCTATATTAGCTTTTCTTGGAGAGGAAGCGTCAATAGAGTCTGATTTGTACGTCAGTTTTTTCCAAGATAATGGTCCTCGTTTAAAAGCCCTTCTCGTCTACGTAGAG CATAG ATCCGTCACTGGGTATTATGGGAAGTCTGTGCCATTTGGATCGGCGGAAGAAGCACTGAAGAACGCCAGTACGTTGGGGTATTTGAACGCAGCACAAGCTCTGGCAGACTATGCCGCGATTCTCATGCACGTTAAGGAGAAATATTCTGCGAAACATAGCCCAATTATCGTCGTCGGGGGATCCTATGGTGGAA TGTTAGCGGCGTGGTTCAGGCTAAAATATCCACATATAGCACTTGGGGCATTAGCATCCTCAGCTCCTCTTCTCTACTTCGAAGATACTCGTCCTAAATTTGGTTATTATCATATCATAACCAAAGTATTCAAG gAAACGAGTAAGAGATGTTATAAAACAATCCGTAAATCTTGGAAAGAGATTGATAGAGTTGCTGCCAAatccaacggtctcttgatccttagcaaaaaattcaaaacttgcGCGTAC tCCATTGAGCCGTACTTCGATATCAAAGACTTTTTGGACTCAATATACGCAGAATCAGTTCAATTCAACGGGAATCCCGGTGATTGGGTGGCTACATTATGCAACGCAATCGACAACCCACCAAACCGTAAAAATTATGTACTTGACCGGATTTTTGCAGGTGTTGTTGCCTATTTTGGCAACCAATCTTGCTATGATACTGATTTGGTTATACAGCCCTCAAACAATGCAATTGCATGGAGTTGGCAG GGCTGCAGCGAAATAGTGATACCAATAGGACATGACAAACACGACACAATGTTCCAAACGGCTCCGTTTAATATGACCAGTTTTATTGACGACTGTAAGTCCAAATATGGTGTTTCTCCTCGGCCGCATTGGATCACGACTTATTTCGGCATTCAA GATATCAAGTTAATTCTCCGAAGATTTGGGAGCAACATCATTTTCTCTAATGGATTAGCAGATCCTTACAGCGTCGGCGG AGTTTTGGAGAATGTTTCAGGTAGTGTAGTCGCCATCAAGACACTTAATG GAACACATTGTCAAGACCTCAGCTCGAGGAGAAAAGACGATCCTAAATGGCTGGTGAtgcaaagagaaaaagaaattaaaacaattgAATCTTGGATTTCAACCTATCAAAAAGATCTAAGAGGTTCAACATGTCATAATAAGCTTGGGTTATAA